In Priestia megaterium NBRC 15308 = ATCC 14581, the following proteins share a genomic window:
- a CDS encoding class I SAM-dependent methyltransferase yields the protein MQLTKFSVYESDRVKKWQEGLKEWDGSISERMINDRAEDEFWQQYLEKMSFNSVNDPVVKQLQQELLAFLNPNDSVMEIGPGWGNYTFSIADYVKELTCMDCSPSIIRYLQRQSDARSNLKFIEGKWEYERLTDNYDAVVGINCFYRMHNIVDGLLNMNDSANRLAVIGMSTGPEKPHYVELHRKLGYEIKWRRKEYIDLLNILYELGIYADCKLVPITKTVTYETYEDLIKKNSTKVLSKDIDKLETEKIILHYAKKINGTYEYTYQYHMAFIYWKPIKRTR from the coding sequence ATGCAGCTTACAAAATTTTCGGTATATGAAAGTGATCGTGTAAAAAAGTGGCAAGAAGGACTGAAAGAATGGGACGGTTCAATATCGGAACGGATGATAAACGACCGAGCTGAAGATGAATTTTGGCAGCAGTATTTAGAGAAAATGTCTTTTAATTCAGTAAATGACCCTGTAGTAAAACAGCTTCAACAAGAACTCCTTGCTTTTTTGAATCCAAATGACTCTGTTATGGAAATTGGCCCTGGCTGGGGAAATTATACGTTTTCGATTGCTGATTATGTAAAAGAACTTACGTGTATGGATTGTTCGCCAAGCATTATTCGCTACTTACAAAGGCAATCAGATGCCCGCTCTAATCTAAAGTTCATAGAAGGTAAATGGGAGTATGAGCGTCTAACAGATAACTACGATGCCGTAGTAGGAATAAACTGTTTTTACCGTATGCATAATATTGTCGATGGTCTCTTAAATATGAATGATTCGGCTAATCGTTTGGCGGTTATAGGCATGTCAACGGGTCCAGAAAAGCCTCACTACGTAGAGTTACATAGAAAGCTTGGGTACGAGATTAAATGGCGCCGTAAGGAATATATTGACTTACTAAATATTTTATATGAACTGGGTATTTACGCAGATTGTAAGCTGGTTCCTATAACCAAAACGGTAACCTATGAGACGTACGAAGATCTCATCAAGAAGAACTCGACAAAGGTGCTTTCTAAAGATATTGACAAGTTAGAAACTGAGAAGATTATTTTACACTATGCAAAGAAAATAAATGGCACATATGAATATACGTATCAATATCATATGGCTTTTATTTATTGGAAACCGATAAAAAGAACCCGTTGA
- a CDS encoding FeoA family protein produces MMNLTTVSIGDKVKVKNIEFLDRSLERRLLSFGVKKGCELCMKQKTILGGPCIIECQGQMISIRKRDAAKIEVETA; encoded by the coding sequence ATGATGAATTTAACTACCGTGAGTATTGGCGACAAAGTAAAAGTTAAAAACATTGAATTTTTAGATAGATCATTAGAACGCCGCCTTCTTTCTTTTGGAGTAAAAAAAGGCTGCGAACTATGCATGAAGCAAAAAACCATCTTAGGGGGACCTTGTATTATTGAATGTCAAGGTCAAATGATTAGCATCCGAAAACGCGATGCGGCTAAAATTGAGGTTGAGACAGCATGA
- the rpoN gene encoding RNA polymerase factor sigma-54, with translation MMQLGLDLSQKQLLKLAMTPELRQSINILNYSTADLVHYLHQQVNENPVIKLSAGDSQQKDSFDTREQRSYSKGYTDDEYNPFNYISDQTVTLESHLLEQLSMLNHLHTHQKHIVQFLIGNLNKNGFLAIEPKLAAELLNVSINEVNDMIHVLQSFDPIGVGAQNFVDSLLIQIKAKKSKPPLLYDVVKHDIEDIANKKYRNISKKYSISMREVQEIVDCLRTLNPRPAGDFHVPLTKYISPDVTVQKVDGRYHLILHSELLPPIEINGTYQKLVHRPACVTTDRYVQEKIHEATWLINSIEQRNATIYNVSKAIVEHQQDFFEMGISGLKPLTLKDIAQKIDCHESTVSRATNGKYIQTPRGLFELKYFFTNSLERTDGEQSNSTAFIKEKIKTLIAEENKLKPLSDQKLMSLLSSEGIQISRRTVAKYREEAGIESSSKRRRF, from the coding sequence ATGATGCAATTAGGTTTAGATTTATCCCAAAAACAACTATTAAAATTGGCCATGACACCTGAATTACGTCAGTCTATCAACATTTTAAATTATTCTACGGCCGATTTAGTTCATTATCTTCATCAACAAGTCAATGAAAATCCTGTAATTAAACTGTCTGCTGGCGACTCTCAGCAAAAAGATTCATTTGATACTCGAGAACAGCGTTCATATTCAAAAGGTTATACCGATGACGAGTATAATCCGTTTAATTATATATCTGATCAAACTGTGACATTAGAGAGTCATTTATTAGAGCAACTGTCTATGCTAAATCATTTACACACACACCAAAAACACATCGTTCAATTTCTAATTGGAAACTTAAATAAAAACGGCTTTTTAGCAATTGAGCCAAAATTGGCAGCCGAACTGCTGAATGTTTCAATTAACGAAGTCAACGATATGATTCACGTTTTACAAAGCTTTGATCCGATTGGCGTGGGCGCTCAAAATTTTGTCGATTCACTGCTTATTCAAATTAAGGCCAAAAAGTCAAAGCCTCCTCTTTTATACGACGTGGTAAAACACGATATTGAAGATATTGCCAACAAAAAATATCGGAACATTTCAAAAAAATACTCTATTTCGATGCGTGAAGTACAAGAAATTGTTGACTGCTTGCGGACATTAAATCCTCGTCCAGCAGGAGATTTCCATGTCCCGCTTACAAAGTACATCTCGCCTGATGTAACGGTACAAAAAGTTGACGGTCGCTATCATCTTATTCTTCATAGCGAGCTGCTTCCGCCCATCGAAATTAACGGCACCTACCAAAAGCTGGTTCATCGCCCTGCATGCGTAACAACCGATCGATACGTACAGGAAAAAATTCATGAAGCTACTTGGCTAATCAATAGTATTGAGCAGCGTAATGCGACGATTTACAACGTGTCCAAAGCCATTGTGGAACATCAGCAAGATTTTTTTGAAATGGGTATTTCGGGGCTAAAGCCGCTTACCTTAAAAGATATTGCTCAAAAAATAGACTGTCACGAATCAACGGTAAGTCGTGCGACTAACGGAAAGTATATTCAAACGCCACGCGGGCTGTTTGAGTTAAAATACTTTTTCACCAATTCTTTAGAGCGAACTGATGGCGAACAAAGCAATTCTACTGCCTTTATAAAAGAAAAAATCAAAACATTAATTGCCGAAGAAAATAAATTAAAACCTCTTTCAGATCAAAAACTCATGTCTCTTCTTTCCAGCGAAGGAATTCAAATTTCAAGAAGAACAGTAGCTAAATACCGTGAAGAAGCAGGAATTGAAAGTTCTTCTAAGCGGCGACGATTTTAA
- a CDS encoding winged helix-turn-helix transcriptional regulator, with protein MNGGLTVKAPHYNVPVEATLEVIAGKWKVVILCLLKEGEKRFSELQRAMPAITKKMLSQQLKELEKDGVVNRKVYNEVPPKVEYSLSEEGETLREILNMMCAWGDRRMGNTPNCS; from the coding sequence ATGAATGGAGGATTAACGGTGAAAGCACCCCACTATAATGTACCTGTTGAAGCAACGCTTGAAGTAATCGCCGGGAAATGGAAAGTCGTTATTTTATGCCTATTAAAAGAAGGTGAAAAACGTTTTAGTGAACTTCAGCGAGCTATGCCTGCTATTACCAAAAAAATGCTGTCTCAACAGCTAAAAGAATTAGAAAAAGACGGTGTGGTCAATAGAAAAGTATACAATGAAGTTCCTCCTAAAGTAGAGTACTCACTCAGTGAAGAAGGCGAAACCTTACGAGAAATTTTAAATATGATGTGCGCATGGGGAGATAGAAGAATGGGAAACACCCCAAATTGCAGCTAA
- a CDS encoding zinc-binding dehydrogenase encodes MKALLLEGKGKVSEMKVGNIQKPHPAKGEILVKIKATALNPVDYKTGNGGNPSWTYPHVLGLDSAGVVEEVGEEVTTVKVGDRVVYHSDLSKKGGFAQYGVTTAHTVSLIPQGVSFEDAAAIPCAGYTAYQALFHKMNASKGQTILIHAGAGGVGGFAIQLAKNAGLTVLTTASSANHEFVKSLGADYVIDYRKEDFVKKVLELTDGIGVNLVLDTVGRDNADESVKALAFNGQIAFIAGPPNVNEAISFAHPLSFHQVALGSVHQSNNVKEQQKLAEMGNRMLLLLQENTLNALVEKVISLEEVPAALDELATRRVKGKIVAVIDK; translated from the coding sequence ATGAAAGCTTTACTGCTAGAAGGCAAAGGGAAAGTAAGTGAGATGAAAGTCGGAAATATCCAAAAGCCGCATCCAGCTAAAGGTGAAATTTTAGTTAAAATTAAAGCTACTGCTTTGAACCCTGTAGATTATAAAACTGGAAACGGCGGTAATCCTAGTTGGACATATCCTCACGTATTAGGACTTGATTCAGCGGGCGTTGTCGAGGAAGTGGGAGAAGAAGTCACAACTGTCAAAGTCGGAGACCGCGTTGTATATCATAGCGATTTATCAAAAAAAGGCGGGTTTGCACAATACGGAGTGACAACAGCCCACACAGTTTCTCTTATTCCGCAAGGGGTTTCATTCGAAGACGCTGCGGCTATTCCATGTGCGGGATATACAGCATATCAGGCATTGTTTCATAAAATGAACGCTTCAAAAGGGCAAACGATTTTAATTCACGCAGGTGCTGGAGGGGTTGGAGGGTTTGCCATTCAGCTTGCCAAAAATGCAGGCCTTACAGTGCTCACAACCGCATCTTCTGCCAATCATGAGTTTGTAAAAAGTTTAGGTGCTGATTATGTAATCGACTACCGTAAAGAAGACTTTGTGAAAAAAGTGCTGGAGCTTACCGATGGAATCGGTGTAAATTTAGTCTTGGATACCGTTGGACGAGACAATGCAGACGAGTCGGTAAAGGCTCTTGCTTTTAATGGTCAAATTGCATTCATCGCAGGACCGCCTAATGTAAACGAGGCGATTTCGTTTGCGCACCCACTATCGTTTCATCAAGTTGCATTAGGAAGTGTACATCAGTCTAATAACGTAAAAGAACAGCAAAAACTTGCTGAGATGGGAAATAGAATGCTTTTGCTTTTACAAGAAAATACGCTAAATGCACTCGTGGAAAAAGTCATTTCACTAGAAGAAGTGCCAGCAGCATTAGATGAACTGGCGACTCGTCGAGTAAAAGGGAAAATTGTAGCTGTAATAGATAAATGA
- a CDS encoding FeoB-associated Cys-rich membrane protein, with protein MIINILIGVLIFGYALYHMTKFFRKSTQGKCASCAQQSSCATDDCGIDWDKTIQEAQNQSS; from the coding sequence TTGATTATTAACATTTTAATTGGGGTTTTAATATTTGGATATGCCCTTTATCATATGACAAAATTCTTCCGCAAGAGTACTCAGGGAAAATGTGCAAGCTGCGCACAGCAATCTTCTTGTGCAACGGATGATTGCGGTATTGACTGGGATAAAACGATTCAAGAGGCTCAAAATCAATCATCTTAA
- the feoB gene encoding ferrous iron transport protein B, with protein sequence MSTIALLGNPNTGKTSLFNILTDSYEYVGNWSGVTVEKKVGSIKKQNSQLVDLPGVYDFTPLSSDEAVVTNFLLTGEFNSMLNIVDASQFERSMHLTIQALEYGKPLVIGLNMIDVAEKRGLTFHLEKLSKSLHIPVSAIIARNGKGINELLSTLKQDLKAPLFQLNYGETAEQAIHMIQTKADVSRWIAIQFLAENSVIESTLKEKTSYSELLELRKAAVQKLTKPLSEHFFDVRTAFIERISSECIIKGSETPLTFTDRIDRIVTHKWLGLPIFLGLMYLIFNITFTWIGVPLSDKLDGFFGGTLSKGADSLLNAAGAAPFIHDLIVDGIIAGVGGVLVFVPQIFVLFFFISLLEDSGYMARIAVVMDRIMEFFGLNGKAFIPMIISFGCNVPGIMAARTIEQRKERLMTILVNPFMSCSARLPVYALFVGAFFVQNGAAVVFSMYLLGIILALVVTKILSVTLLKDEQSTFIVELPPYRVPQAKTLWRSTWEKGRNFVRKAGTVILAGSVFIWLSSYAGPGGFGVDMENSFMAIIGGAIAPLFIPLGFATWQAVASLITGFLAKEVVVSTMSIIYKVQEGQLGDTMKTFFTPLTAYTFMVFVLLYVPCLATVAVIRRETGSLKWTAFAVAYPLVVAYLVALLVHTIGKVLGFS encoded by the coding sequence ATGAGTACAATTGCACTTTTAGGAAATCCAAACACAGGAAAAACTTCTTTATTCAATATATTAACAGATTCCTATGAATACGTAGGAAACTGGAGCGGTGTAACCGTGGAAAAGAAAGTTGGGTCTATTAAAAAGCAAAACAGCCAGCTGGTTGATTTGCCGGGTGTGTATGATTTTACTCCTCTTTCTTCAGATGAAGCAGTGGTAACTAACTTTTTGTTAACCGGAGAATTTAACAGTATGCTGAATATTGTAGACGCTTCTCAGTTTGAAAGAAGCATGCATCTCACTATTCAAGCCTTGGAATATGGAAAGCCATTAGTAATCGGCTTAAATATGATTGATGTAGCGGAAAAACGCGGATTGACTTTCCATTTGGAAAAGCTTAGCAAATCATTACATATTCCAGTTTCTGCAATTATTGCCCGCAATGGAAAAGGAATTAATGAGCTTCTCTCCACTTTGAAGCAAGATTTAAAAGCCCCGTTATTTCAATTAAATTACGGGGAAACCGCTGAACAAGCAATTCATATGATTCAAACAAAAGCGGATGTCAGCAGATGGATTGCCATTCAATTTTTAGCGGAAAATAGCGTAATCGAATCAACGTTAAAAGAAAAAACGAGTTACTCAGAGCTGCTTGAGCTTCGAAAAGCGGCTGTACAAAAATTAACCAAGCCGCTTAGCGAGCATTTCTTCGACGTGCGTACAGCATTTATCGAGCGCATTTCCAGCGAGTGTATCATAAAGGGCAGCGAAACACCTCTAACCTTCACAGATCGAATCGATCGAATTGTGACGCATAAGTGGCTTGGTCTCCCTATTTTTCTTGGCTTAATGTATTTGATTTTTAATATTACGTTTACTTGGATTGGCGTTCCTCTTTCTGATAAACTGGACGGTTTTTTTGGCGGAACGCTTAGTAAAGGCGCTGATTCTCTTCTAAATGCAGCTGGTGCTGCTCCATTTATTCATGATTTAATTGTGGACGGCATCATCGCAGGCGTAGGCGGCGTATTAGTATTTGTACCACAAATTTTTGTCCTGTTCTTTTTCATTTCACTGCTTGAAGATTCAGGATACATGGCTCGAATTGCTGTAGTAATGGATCGTATCATGGAATTTTTCGGTTTGAACGGAAAAGCATTTATTCCGATGATTATTAGCTTTGGATGTAACGTACCGGGGATCATGGCCGCACGTACAATTGAACAGCGAAAAGAGCGTCTTATGACCATTTTAGTAAATCCATTTATGAGCTGCTCAGCACGCCTTCCTGTATACGCTTTGTTTGTAGGTGCGTTTTTTGTGCAAAACGGAGCAGCTGTGGTGTTTTCTATGTACTTGCTTGGCATTATTTTAGCACTTGTTGTAACGAAAATTTTATCAGTAACGCTTCTTAAAGACGAACAATCAACTTTTATTGTTGAACTTCCTCCTTACCGCGTACCTCAAGCTAAGACTCTTTGGAGAAGCACGTGGGAAAAAGGCCGAAATTTCGTCCGAAAAGCAGGTACGGTTATTTTAGCTGGCTCTGTATTTATCTGGCTATCATCTTACGCTGGCCCTGGCGGTTTTGGAGTAGATATGGAAAATAGCTTTATGGCTATTATTGGAGGTGCTATCGCTCCGCTATTTATCCCTTTAGGTTTTGCGACATGGCAAGCTGTAGCATCACTGATTACAGGCTTCCTAGCAAAAGAAGTGGTTGTTTCGACTATGAGCATCATTTATAAAGTACAAGAAGGACAGCTTGGCGACACAATGAAGACATTCTTTACACCGCTAACAGCCTATACGTTTATGGTGTTTGTTCTTCTTTATGTTCCGTGTCTAGCAACCGTCGCTGTTATTCGACGAGAAACCGGCTCATTGAAATGGACAGCATTTGCTGTGGCCTACCCTTTGGTTGTCGCTTATCTCGTAGCTTTGCTTGTACACACTATTGGAAAAGTACTTGGTTTTTCTTAA
- a CDS encoding YhgE/Pip domain-containing protein: MNMIKGEWKKIFSKPMTIVVICGLLFVPLLYNVIFLSAYWDPYGKTDQIPVAVVNEDKGATLDGKKLNVGRDFVDDLKKNDKFDWKFTNKEKALEGLKNEDYYLVLEIPKNFSKNATTLMDKDPKKMKFIYHTNAGKNYSGAQISSNAVAKINDQIKEAVTKQYAETVFDSFKQVADGLQKASDGAGELENGSKTLRDNMKKLADSTVTFEDGTAKLANGLTDARKGATDLNAGAAKLLNGADTINENLGSLNSGLGKLESGSSQLYSASSQLETGAVGVRDGLSKLQNATKQLNDGTQTLQGKLPQFTSGLNQVDAEVSSVTQQINQAEQEITQIKQQVDSKKAEFEQQQQALIDSINSNESIPDEQKQTLIAGIKKLTSQQFMDEQQQKAEQLKAKVDKVQELSAALQKLSKGGEDIQSAINKIADGQSQLYDGQTKVYNGAVKLADGEKQFNNKFAELNSGIADAHAGAGKLADGQQQIVDGLKKSEQGSAALANGLTQLENGATKLANGSKELTNGSSKLYDGSSKLSDGTSELHSSLADGAKDAKDVKADDKTYSMFSNPTDLKSDKQNNVDKYGVGLAPYILCIGLFAGTLMFSAVYPMKEPSIRPTSGISWFLSKFSVITIVGMLQAAIAVTALLWGLHLNVTSIWHFYIFTMITGVTFFTLILFLTTGLGKVGQYLAFIILLLQIGGSAGTFPKALVPEFFQAINPYLPMTYAIRGFREIISIGDDFGYVWHQAGVLGIFAAIFITLSLIMFYINARKEKHHTEEEAAA, encoded by the coding sequence ATGAATATGATTAAAGGAGAATGGAAAAAAATCTTTTCCAAACCAATGACTATTGTTGTGATTTGCGGATTGTTATTTGTTCCATTACTTTATAATGTCATCTTTTTATCTGCTTACTGGGATCCATATGGAAAAACAGATCAAATTCCAGTTGCAGTGGTAAATGAAGATAAAGGTGCTACATTAGATGGAAAGAAATTGAATGTCGGTCGTGATTTTGTTGATGATTTAAAGAAAAACGATAAATTTGACTGGAAATTTACGAACAAAGAAAAAGCGTTAGAAGGCTTAAAAAATGAGGACTACTATTTAGTTTTAGAAATTCCAAAAAATTTCTCCAAAAATGCAACAACATTAATGGATAAAGATCCTAAAAAAATGAAATTTATCTACCATACAAATGCCGGAAAGAACTATTCAGGCGCTCAAATTAGCTCAAATGCAGTGGCTAAAATCAATGATCAAATTAAAGAAGCAGTCACAAAGCAGTATGCTGAAACGGTATTTGACAGCTTTAAACAAGTAGCGGACGGTCTTCAAAAAGCAAGTGACGGTGCAGGAGAGCTAGAAAATGGCTCGAAAACGCTGCGAGATAACATGAAAAAATTAGCAGACAGCACGGTTACATTCGAAGACGGTACAGCTAAATTAGCAAATGGGTTAACGGATGCACGAAAAGGAGCAACAGATTTAAATGCTGGTGCAGCTAAGCTACTAAACGGTGCGGACACAATTAATGAAAACTTAGGCAGCCTAAACAGCGGTTTAGGGAAGTTAGAGAGTGGAAGCAGTCAATTATATAGTGCTTCTAGTCAATTAGAAACTGGAGCTGTTGGTGTTCGAGATGGATTGTCAAAGTTACAAAATGCAACCAAACAACTTAATGATGGAACGCAGACACTTCAAGGAAAGCTTCCGCAGTTCACAAGCGGTTTAAATCAAGTGGACGCTGAAGTGAGCAGCGTTACGCAGCAAATTAATCAAGCGGAGCAGGAAATTACGCAGATTAAACAGCAGGTTGATTCAAAAAAAGCAGAGTTTGAACAGCAGCAGCAAGCTCTCATTGACAGCATTAACAGCAACGAGTCCATTCCTGATGAGCAAAAACAAACGCTGATTGCAGGAATTAAAAAGCTGACGTCTCAGCAGTTTATGGATGAACAGCAGCAAAAAGCAGAGCAGTTAAAAGCAAAAGTAGATAAAGTGCAAGAGTTATCTGCGGCGCTGCAAAAGCTTTCTAAAGGCGGAGAAGATATTCAAAGCGCAATTAATAAAATTGCTGACGGACAAAGTCAGCTGTACGATGGACAAACGAAAGTATATAACGGTGCTGTTAAATTAGCGGACGGAGAAAAGCAGTTCAACAATAAATTTGCAGAGCTGAACAGCGGTATAGCTGACGCTCATGCAGGAGCTGGAAAGCTTGCTGACGGGCAGCAGCAAATTGTGGATGGACTTAAGAAGTCTGAACAAGGAAGCGCAGCGCTAGCAAATGGTTTAACACAGCTAGAAAACGGGGCAACCAAATTAGCAAATGGTTCTAAAGAGTTAACAAATGGTTCGTCTAAACTATATGATGGTTCATCTAAATTATCAGATGGAACAAGCGAGCTTCATTCATCTTTAGCAGATGGTGCAAAAGATGCAAAAGATGTTAAAGCGGATGATAAAACATATAGCATGTTTTCAAATCCGACGGATTTAAAATCAGATAAACAAAACAACGTAGATAAGTACGGTGTCGGATTAGCTCCATACATCTTATGTATTGGCTTGTTTGCGGGAACGTTAATGTTTTCAGCGGTATATCCAATGAAAGAGCCATCAATTCGACCGACATCAGGCATTTCGTGGTTCCTAAGTAAGTTTAGTGTCATCACTATTGTAGGTATGCTGCAGGCAGCGATTGCTGTTACAGCTCTTCTATGGGGCTTGCATTTAAACGTAACAAGCATTTGGCACTTCTATATCTTTACCATGATTACAGGTGTGACGTTCTTTACACTTATCTTGTTCTTAACAACAGGGTTAGGAAAAGTAGGGCAGTATTTAGCCTTCATTATTCTGTTGCTTCAAATTGGCGGCAGTGCTGGTACATTCCCTAAAGCACTTGTGCCGGAATTCTTCCAGGCAATTAATCCGTACTTGCCTATGACCTATGCAATTCGCGGTTTCCGTGAAATCATTTCAATTGGTGATGATTTCGGCTATGTATGGCATCAGGCTGGCGTACTTGGAATCTTTGCAGCAATCTTCATCACTCTTTCATTGATAATGTTTTATATCAATGCCAGAAAAGAGAAGCATCACACAGAGGAAGAGGCAGCAGCATAA
- a CDS encoding GNAT family N-acetyltransferase, with protein MRKEDITSVQYVAKMSWYDTYEGIIPRSVQNRFLSEAYSNKRLLWRLRNSFIYVATIDEKIVGYANFFRLQNRGEIELGSIYILPAYQGKGIGSQLLEKGMKRSKELKIVYINVERENGIGRAFYQSKGFQLVDEFDDEFDGHLLRTMRMKLMI; from the coding sequence ATGAGAAAAGAAGATATTACGTCTGTTCAATACGTCGCAAAGATGAGCTGGTATGATACATATGAAGGAATTATTCCTAGAAGCGTTCAGAATCGGTTTCTTTCAGAAGCATACTCCAATAAAAGGCTGCTGTGGCGCTTGCGCAATTCGTTCATTTATGTAGCAACTATTGATGAGAAAATCGTAGGGTACGCTAACTTTTTCCGACTACAAAACAGAGGGGAAATAGAACTAGGATCTATCTATATACTTCCTGCTTATCAAGGGAAAGGAATCGGTTCGCAATTGTTAGAAAAAGGAATGAAGCGCTCGAAGGAATTAAAAATCGTTTACATTAACGTAGAAAGGGAAAACGGAATAGGCCGTGCATTCTATCAATCAAAAGGTTTCCAGCTTGTGGATGAATTTGATGATGAATTTGACGGGCATTTATTAAGAACGATGCGAATGAAGCTCATGATTTAA
- a CDS encoding DUF3243 domain-containing protein: MSQMNEGTTKDMNKIEDTVDNLGTEKKEAILQNFDTFTDYLTQKVHVGKKLGLNEEQLAAATKKVASYLAKNEEPRNREEKVLHELWKVSSEEEKEVLSHLILKLVA; this comes from the coding sequence GTGAGTCAAATGAATGAAGGAACTACAAAAGACATGAATAAAATTGAAGATACGGTAGATAATTTAGGGACGGAGAAAAAAGAAGCAATTTTGCAGAATTTTGATACGTTTACTGATTATTTAACTCAAAAAGTCCATGTCGGTAAAAAACTCGGGTTAAATGAGGAACAATTAGCAGCTGCTACAAAAAAAGTGGCTAGCTATTTAGCCAAAAATGAGGAGCCTCGAAACCGAGAAGAAAAAGTCCTTCATGAATTATGGAAAGTCAGCAGTGAAGAGGAAAAGGAAGTCCTTTCTCATCTCATTTTAAAACTAGTTGCGTAA
- a CDS encoding winged helix-turn-helix transcriptional regulator produces the protein MSQLNKEFNCEKELTLAIIGGKWKMLILWHLGREGTKRFGELKSLIPDITPRMLVNQLRELEEDLIVNRKVYPVVPPKVEYSLTKEGESLMPILTAMYDWGKNYRDTVLINQEQKAETLIK, from the coding sequence TTGAGCCAGCTTAATAAGGAATTTAACTGTGAAAAAGAATTAACGCTTGCTATTATCGGCGGAAAATGGAAGATGCTGATACTATGGCACTTAGGACGTGAAGGAACAAAACGGTTCGGGGAACTAAAATCGCTTATTCCTGATATTACGCCACGCATGCTGGTTAACCAGCTGCGGGAACTGGAAGAAGATCTAATTGTTAACCGTAAAGTTTATCCTGTCGTACCACCTAAAGTCGAATACTCACTTACAAAAGAAGGAGAAAGTTTAATGCCTATTTTGACAGCCATGTACGATTGGGGTAAAAATTACCGTGATACAGTGCTGATCAATCAAGAACAAAAGGCAGAAACGTTAATTAAATAA